The sequence TACACCAGTACCCGTTTCTCCTGCTAATGGAGCAACAAATTTATCTTTACCAATAAACTTTACATATACTTCTCCTGTAAATGCTGGAGCTTTTAGAATTCAAGTCTCAACTTCTAATTCTGGTTGGAGTGAAACCAATGGTTTTACAACAAATAGTAGCCCTAATGCAACAGTAGTAGTAAATGCGAGTATTACTACAAATAATTATTATTGGAATGAAACTGCTCTAGGTGGTTATGAAGGCCCTAAAGCTGGAAAAACTTATTATTATACTATTAGAAGTTGGGATGCAACTACAGGAACTTCAAAATATTCGGCTGTGAGAACAGTTTCAACTGAATTTGGTGTACAACCTATTGCTCCTACTAATGCTGCTAATGTAAATAGTCCTGCTAATATTTCTTGGGCAAGTTCTGTAAGTGGCGCTTCTTGTAGATTACAAATTTCTAGAGTAAATTCTGGTTGGACTGCAGATAATGGTTTTACAACAGACTCATCTCCCACTACATCTGTCCCTGTTAATTATAGCACAGCTAATTTATTAAACTATACTTGGCCTAATCAATATACTGAATCTCAAGATTTACCTACATCTGGAAACACTTATTATTGGACAGTACGTTTATGGAGTCCTTCAACTGGAAGCTCTAAATATACTCCTGTGAGAAGTTTTACTATTAATGGAACTACTTCTAAAATGACTTTCAATACTTCAGACATCCTTTTGTACCCAAATCCTAGTACTGGTACTTTAAATATTTCGTTTGAATCAAACACAGAAGAAGCAGAAGTAAATATTTATGATATTTCTGGAAACACTGTATTCACTAAAAAATACAAAACAGAAAAAGGAAGCACAACCATCAACGAAGACATTTCTAAATTAAAAGACGGGAACTATTTTCTTTTATTAAATGATGGAGAAAAAATATTAAATCAGAACCTATCAATAAGTAACAAATAATTTTCTACACCTGTAAGACATAAATGAAAAAATGTCTTACAGGTGTTATTATTTAATAACATTAAAAAATGAAAAAAACTTTTTTTATACTATCCCTATTTTTTATCATTCACATGCATGCTCAAAACAATGAAGAATATTCTAAATCAGAAATAGGACAATTCTTAAAAGCCTACAAACAAAGCCTAGATTCTCCATTTGATCTTGTATCATCTATGAAAAAAAATGCGCTTAAAATTAAAATATCCGAAGAGCGTTTATCCGAAATTTTACAATCTCAAGTAAACGGAATAGAATTAGAGCTTACAAATAGTGAAACTTCTGAAATGAACACTCTAAAAGAACTAATGGAATTAGACAAAAAAGAATACGATACGTCATTTGAAAATTATTTAAAGAGTATAAATTTGGATTCTATAAAGTTCTATGAAATGAAAAAATTATTTAATAACAATAAAGATTTTCAAAAAACTGTCATTAACCAAATGAGTACAAATTAATGTAAGAATATAAAACATGAAAATATTAAAAATAAAAAAACACCTACTAAAGTGTTTACTAATAACACTCTCAATTAGCACATATTCACAACAACTCCCTAACAGATATATTGAAAACATTACTCAAAATGTACAAATCACTAAAAATATAATTTTCAGCACTAACATACCAACTGTGAGAACCACAAATCTTTTTGGCAACCATATTGCAAATGAAGACAGCTTTGGAAAAAAAAAGGTAACACTAAAAATGGACATCTACAGACCTTCTGGTGACACATTAACAAAAAGACCAGTAATCATTTTTGCGTTTGGTGGTGCATTTATAAATGGTAAGAAATCTAATAAAGGAATGGTTAAACTTTGTGAAGAATTTGCGAGAAGAGGTTTTGTAACCGCTTCAATAGAATACAGGTTAGGAATGAATATAACCGACCAAGAATTATCAAGAAGAGCTGTTTACAGAGCACTTCAGGATGGTCGTTCTGCAGTACGCTTTTTTAGAAAAAATGCAGCTACTTATGGAATAGACCCAGATCAGGTTTACATATCTGGTCAGAGCTCGGGCGCTATACTTTCGCTTCATAGTGTGTATTTAGACAAAGAGTCAGACAGACCAGCATCTACAAGAGATTATTTTGGAAGACCTGATTTAGGAGGTATAGAAAGCATTGGAGATAATAAAACCTATAATAACGGAAGCGTTGTAAACGGAAAAGCAAACGGAGTTATGGCTTTTGCTGGAGCACTTGGAGAAATTGATTACATTGAAAATGCAAACGATGTTAAAGCTATTTACTTCCATAGTACGGATGACAACATAATTCTTTATGATTCAGGAGAACCTTTTAAAAATTTTAATTGGATACCTGGTTTTAATTTACCAACACTTTATGGAAGTAAACCATTAAGCATACGTTCATCTAATGTAAACCTAACTAATGCTTTATACACATACTCTAATAGAGGACATGCAGTTCATTTGGATGGCAATTCTATTTACCCAGATATAACTCCAAAAGGTAGCCAATACTTTTATGATAATTTTTTAAAACCAAACAACGTTACTATTTCAGGAAACAATTTAGGTTGTTCTAATTGTATCGAAACGTATTCTGTTCCTAATAATTCGTTTTATTACGATTGGGAAGTTATAGGTGGTTCAATCATTAATCAATCACCTTATTCAAATAACGTTACTATACAATGGAATAGCACTTCTACAAAACAAATTACAGTAACCAATTACAGTAGACAACTAGCAAGAGGTAACGTTACATCGCTAGTAATTAATAATCAATTAAAGAACTTCGTTCAACCTGTAGTTACAATTAGTCCAAATCCGTTCAAAGAGAACTTAAATATTGAACTAAATGAAGCTTTTAATGGCGAAATTAGAATTGCTATATTCAATATAAATGGAGAAGAAGTACTAAACACGCACTCTACCAAGAATAATCCTACTATCATTGAGACTATAAACACAAGTAATTTAATTTCTGGTTTCTATTTTATTAAGATCATTGATGAGAAGAATAGTGTGGTTAAAAAATTAATAAAACAATAAAAAACTTAGACATAATGAAAAACTTTTTTTTATACTTAGCAATGCTTTCTATAATATCTTGTTCTCAAAATGATGATGAAAAGGTTATTGACGTGAGCAAGAAAGACACCAATACTAGCAATCGTTCTCCAACTTCAGCTTCTTGTGATACTTCTCCTTACACTGTTAATCATTCGTTTGGCAACACATGGAGTAGAACACTTCAATTACCAGCTACTGGAAAATTCGTACAAGAAAGTCATTATGTAACAACAGAAGATAACTTTCCTGGAAGTAGATTATTTGCAAATACAGTAACTGAAAATATAAATTCTCATTTACAAAGATCTTTTAATTCATATAAGGCTTATGACCCTAACAAAACCTATTCGCAGTTATACGCTTCGAGTTTTCAAAGAGAATGGACTCCTGCAGAAGCCGGAGCAATTGGACAAGGATCGATAGGAAATATTCAAACACAATATTTAACTCCTGAAAAAGAAATGTGGTTCATGACAATGATGTGGTCACCAGGAACTAGACCTGCAATAGATACCAAATTTTTATTAAGTGCTAATGGAAAAAAAGTTGTAGTTGTTGCAGGCTATGAAACTGGACCAAGATCGCAATCTTTTATAGGTGGATTAACTCCAGAAACTCATGCTTGGCTAGGAACAAATAATAGTTCTCAAATAACAGTTTCATATTTAACAAATCAATCTACACCTATTGGGCCTATAGATTGTGTTTCAGCAACCGCTAACACTCCTATACCGGTTTCTCCTGCAAATGGAGCCACAAATTTATCTTTACCAATAAATTTTACGTATACTTCTCCTGTTAACGCTGGAGCTTTTAGAATTCAAATTTCAACATCTAATTCTGATTGGAATGAAACTGATGGGTTCACTACAAATAGTAGCCCAAATGCAACAGTAATAGTAAATGCGAGTATTACTACTAATAATTATTATTGGAATGAAACTGCATTAGGAAGTTATGAAGGTCCTAAAGCTGGAAAAACTTATTATTATACTATTAGAAGTTGGGATGCGGCTACAGGAACTTCAAAATATTCGGCTGTAAGAACTGTATCAACAGAATTTGGAGTGCAACCTATTGCTCCAACAAATGCTACAAATGTAAATAGTCCTGTGAATTTATCTTGGGCAAGTTCAGTAAGTGGTGCTTCTTGTAGATTACAAATATCTAAAGTAAATTCTGCTTGGACTGAAGATAATGGTTTTACAACAGCATCTGGATCTACTTCAATAGTGCCCGTTAATTATAACACAGCCAATTTATTAAATTATACATGGCCTAATCAATATACACAAGCCCAAGACTTACCTACTGCTGGAAACACTTATTATTGGACAGTACGCTTATGGAGCGCTTCAACAGGAACCTCAAAATATACTCCTGTGAGAAGTTTTACCGTTAATTAGCGTACATTTTGGTTGATTTTTATAAAAATCCCCAACTAACATTAATTTGAAAGTTGGGGATTCTATTTTTTAAACATTTAAAAAAATTACTTCTTCTCTTTCTCAACAAGTTTTGCACTCATTTCTAAAGAAATAGCCGATTTTTCCATTTTAATTTTTCCTGCCATTGTTTCAACAACCACAGTAGCATCAGATTGCTCTGCTATTTTACCATGAATTCCAGATTTCGTGATTACTTTATCGCCTACTTTTAAACCTGCTTCAAACTCTTTTTCTTTTTTTGCTCTTTGTTGATTTGGTCTAATCATTAAAAAATAAAATATTGCAATCATCAACAATATTTGTATGGCTAACTGATAAGTCATGTTCTTCTAATTTAATTTTATTATTTATTTTTTGAAAGGAGGAATTCCTTCTTTTGTTAAAACATTTGCTCTAATATTAAATGTTTCACTTGCTTTTTCTGTATTCGTAGTTAACGTAACTGTTTTACTTTGATTTCCAGATTTTCCAGTAGAGTCAAAAGTTACCTTGATTGGTGCAGATTCTCCAGATTTTAAAGGGTGCTTTGGATATTCTGGCACTGTACAACCACAAGTTGCCTTTGCATCTGAGATTATTAAATCTCCTTCACCAATGTTTTTCACTATAAACTCGGTCGTAACTTTATCACCTGCGTTTATTGTTCCAAAATCGTGATCTATTTTATCAAATTCTACAACTGGCATTTTACCAGCTTTTTCTTCTGCTATTTTAGTAGCAACTTCAACTGCTTCCATATCTGCATCAGTAATTTTCATTGTTGCATTATCTTTACAAGATGTAACAGAAAATAAAAATGACAAGGTTACTAGGGTTAACGTTTTTTTTAACATAACTATAAATAATTAATGGGTTTATAATAATCCTCTTCCCGCTTTATTCAAACGGTTTTCTTTTTCAAATTCTTTAACTAAATTATCCAAAATTCCATTGATAAAAATACTACTTTTTGGGGTAGAATATTCTTTTGCAATTTCTAAATATTCGTTAATTGTAACTTTTGTTGGAATTGAAGGAAATTTTAACAACTCACAAATTGCCATTTTCAAGATAATTGTATCTATTTCTGCAATTCTATCGGTGTCCCAATTTGGAGTTTTATCAATATATTCTTTAGAAAGTTCTGTTTCGTTTAGAATTGTCTTTCTAAATAAACTTTTCACATAATCTTTATCATCCAGATCTTTATACAATCTTGTAATTAAAAAACTTTCATCGTTTTCATTACATTGCTTTAATTGTTTTAAGATTAATGTGTTTACAGATGGTAAATCGTCTAACCAAGTTAACTTATGTTCTTCCAAATAGTCATACAGTCTTTCATTTGGCGCAATCACTTCTGTAAATAAATCGGAAATAAAGTTCTTATCATCTTTAAAAGTTACTTTAGGCAAATCCATATATTCTTTATATAGTTCGCTTTCCTTAATAACTTCTAAAAGAAATAAAATGATATCATCATTATGTTTCCAATTCGTTATAGATCTTTTGTCTATTGCTTCAGTTAATGAATCACTACGCAATAATAGATTCAATACTTTGTTTTCAACAAATCTTTTGCTTGGATTTCGTTCTTCTTTAGTTGCTAAATGCTTTTTAGATGCTAACTCTAAATACTCTTCTTCTTTTTCACGAATTTCTATCAATGCAGACAATATCAAAAGATACAAATCGTGCATATTATCAATACTTTGAAACAAGAATTTTTCCTCTTTATCAAGATTTTCTCCTTGATGTTGGTGCATCGCATAGATACCTTGCATCACCTTCACTCGTATATGTCTTCTATTTAACATACTAATTTAAGAACTTTTAAAAATTAAGAAAGCGAAAGAAAATCTTTCGCTTTGCAAAAATACATTTTTTTTTTATTTTAGATAATAACTGTTTACAATTTAAAGTCTAAATAAAAATTTTATTATGAATTCTCATTCTTTTTATCATCAATACGCTTTTGTGCAATAGACATAGCCGCTTGATGTGTTGTAATATTGTTTTTACTAGCAAAATCGAAAATCTCAAGAGATGTATTATAAATATTTTCGGTCTTCTCCATCACTTGTTCTTTTGTCAAATTAGCTAATTCCGAATAGACATTAATTACACCACCTGCATTAATAAGGAAATCTGGAGCATATAAAATACCTTTATCCTTTAAGATATTTCCATGAACTACTTCATTAGCTAATTGATTATTAGCTGCACCAGCAATAATTTTTGCTTTAATTTGCCCAATAGTTTTGTCGTTAATAGTTGCACCTAATGCACAAGGAGCATAAATATCAACGTCTGCACTATACAAATCGTCTCCTGTATAAATTTTTGCTCCATATTTAGCACCAACATCATGAAGACGTTGTTCGTTAATATCAGAAATTGAAACAATTGCTCCATTTTCTGTTAAATGTTGTACTAAAACTTCACCAACATGACCAATTCCTTGTACTAAAACCTTTTTACCATCTAAATTATCTGAACCAAATTTGTATTTAGCTGCAGCTTTTAGCCCCATATAAACACCATAAGCTGTTATAGGTGAAGGATTCCCTGAACCTCCTTTTTCTTTAGAGATACCAGTTACATATTTAGTTACTTCACGAACCGTATCCATATCTTTCGTTTCCATTCCAACATCCTCTGCTGTAATATATTTTCCTGATAAAGAATCTACAAACTCTCCAAATCTTCTCATTAATTCTGGAGTTTTTTGCGTTTTTGCATCCCCAATAATAACAGCTTTACCTCCTCCAAGGTTTAAACCAGAAATTGAAGATTTAAAAGACATTCCTCTAGACAAACGTAAAACATCATTCAATGCTTCCCATTCGTTAGAATAATTCCACATTCTTGTTCCACCTAAAGCTGGCCCTAAAACTGTGTTATGAATTCCAATAATTGCTTTTAATCCTGTATCTTTGTCATGGCAAAATACAACTTGCTCATGTCCGTCAAATGAGATTTGACCAAAAACGGGATCAACTTTATGTAGCTCTTTTGCTAGTAATAGTTCTGTTGACATATAACTTTGTGTTGAAAATTATTCAATAATTAGTCACAATATTACGAATAAAAATAAAATAATTGAAAAATTTATCTTTTTTTTACAGATTTCATAATTAATTATTACATTTAAAACAATTACAGATTTCTGAAAAAATCATAAAATTTTGCTTTTTTAATAAAAAAAAATACAACTTTGAATTTTTAAATGAAAGAATTACAATACTTAAACAAATATTTTGCAAAATATAAATACCGTTTTTTTTTCGGAATTATTTTTACTATTGCAGCACAAATTTTCTCATTATTCACTCCTGAACTAATTGGGAACTCAATAAGTGCGATAAAAGAACTTACTCAAAACAAGAATCTAACCATTGAACTCATAACCTCAGCACTTTATAAGAATATTCTTCTAATAATTGGAACCACAATTATAGCTGGTTTTTTTACCTTCTTAATGCGTCAATCTATTATCGTAATGTCCCGATATGTAGAATTCGACTTAAAAAATGAAGTTTTCAATCACTATCAAAGACTTACTCAAAGTTTCTACAAGAAAAACAGAACTGGAGATTTAATGAGTCGTATTAGTGAAGATGTTGGAAAAGTACGTATGTATGTTGGTCCAGCAGTTATGTATTCCTTAAACACAATAATACGTTTCACTGTTGTTATTATTTATATGTATAACATTTCACCCAAACTGACATTATACACATTACTTCCTTTACCTTTATTATCGTATGGTATCTTCAAAATTAGTACTGTAATTAATAAAAAAAGTGGTCTTTTTCAACAAAATTTATCTACTTTATCCTCTTTTACTCAGGAAATGTTCTCAGGAATTAGAGTAATTAAAGCCTACGCAATAGAAAATTACAAAACAGAAGAGTTTTCAAAGTTAACTAAAGACAGTAATGAGAAAGCAATGAGTTTAGCAAAAACACATTCTTTATTTGGGCCTTTAATGATTCTTTTAATAGGCTTAAGTAATTTAGTTGTTATTTATGTTGGGGGAATGATGTATATCAAAGGTGATATTCCTGATATTGGTATTATTGCGCAATTTATCCTCTACATTAACATGCTAACTTGGCCTGTAGCATCACTTGGTTGGGTTTCATCACTTGTTCAAGAAGCAGAAGCCTCACAAAAAAGAATCAATGAATTTTTATTAATTCAACCAGAAATAACAAATCAGGTAGAAGAGCATACTGAAATTGTTGGAAGAATTGAGTTTAAAGATGTTTCTTTCACTTATGAAGACACGAATATTGAGGCTTTAAAGCACATCAATTTCACCGTTAATCCTGGAGAAACACTTGCCATACTTGGAAAAACAGGCTCTGGAAAATCGACAATACTTTCTTTAATTAGTAGACTGTATGATGTTTCTTCTGGAGTTATTAAAATCGATGAAAATCCAATTCAAAAAGTACACTTAGATGATTTAAGAAACAATGTAGGTGTTGTTCCGCAAGATGCATTTCTATTTTCTGACACTATTAAAAACAACATTAAGTTTGGAAATGAAAACGCAACTGATGAAGAAGTAATTGAAGTCGCTAAAAAAGCAGTTGTTCACCACAATATTGTTGATTTTACGAACCAATATGAAACAATTCTTGGAGAAAGAGGAATTACTTTATCTGGTGGACAAAAGCAACGTGTTTCAATTGCAAGAGCTTTAATAAAGAATGCACCTATTTTATTACTAGACGACTGCTTGAGTGCAGTTGATACTGAGACCGAAGAACAAATTCTTAACAATTTAATGGCGTTTTGTGATAATAAAACCACTGTTATTGTGAGTCATAGGATATCATCTGCTAAAAATGCAGATAAAATAATCATACTAGAAGACGGTAAAATAATACAAAAAGGTACTCATAATCAATTAGTAGTTGAAGATGGTTACTACAAAGACCTTTATTTTAAACAGCTATCGGAAAAAGAAATCGTATAAACTATTGCTTTATACGATTTTTTTTTAGACTTTTGGGAAACTATAAAACAATAAATCGACCGTTGGATTATGAGAGAAAATGAAATGTTAGAAAAAGAAGATATCTTTTCTAAAGTATTAAGAGCTGGAAGAAGAACATATTTCTTCGATGTGAGAGCAACAAAAGCTGATGATTACTACATAACCATTACTGAAAGTAAAAAATTTACAGAAGAAGATGGTTCATACCATTTTAAAAAGCATAAAATTTACTTATACAAAGAAGATTTTGTAGCTTTTAAAGAAATTTTAGATGAAATGACTGATTTTGTAGTATCTCAAAAAGGTGAAGAAGTGATATCTGAAAGACATCAAAAAGATTTCAAAAAAGAAACTTATACTGACTCTGATGATTCAACTCCTTCAACAGAAAGCTTTACAAATGTAAGTTTTGAAGATATTTAATCGAAAGTTAAAAAATATTAAATTAAACCTAGAATCAATTCTAGGTTTTTTTTATGTCATTTTCATTCCGTTTTTCACCTGAATATCTGGAGACAACAATACTACTCCACCTTCATGTCCGTCTAAACCTAAGACAAGACATTCACTCATAAATTTTCCAATTTGTTTTCTAGGAAAATTAACAACAGCCATGATTTGCTTTCCTTTTAGTTCCTCTTTAGTATAATGCGTTGTAATTTGAGCTGATGATTTTCGAATTCCAATCTCTTCTCCAAAATCAATTTGCAATTGAAACGCTGGCTTTCTAGCTTCAGGGAAATCATTTACTTCTAAAATTGTACCTACTCGAATGTCTACTTTTTCAAAATCATTCCAAGTTATTGTATTATTTCCCATTAAAAACTGAATGTATAACCCAAGCTGGGCCAATTAATAAAAATTGTAAATCTTTTAAAAATGAAGGCTTTTTACCTTCTATCTTATGTCCATAAAATTGTCCAATCCATCCAATTACAAATACTGATAACGAAAACCAAAAAACAGCCAATAATAAAGATAGCCAATAATTAACAACAAGACAAATAAAAGTAAACATAAACATTTTGATTCCCATTGAAAAAGAGAGTTTAAAATAAAACAATG is a genomic window of Flavobacterium jumunjinense containing:
- a CDS encoding ABC transporter ATP-binding protein, producing MKELQYLNKYFAKYKYRFFFGIIFTIAAQIFSLFTPELIGNSISAIKELTQNKNLTIELITSALYKNILLIIGTTIIAGFFTFLMRQSIIVMSRYVEFDLKNEVFNHYQRLTQSFYKKNRTGDLMSRISEDVGKVRMYVGPAVMYSLNTIIRFTVVIIYMYNISPKLTLYTLLPLPLLSYGIFKISTVINKKSGLFQQNLSTLSSFTQEMFSGIRVIKAYAIENYKTEEFSKLTKDSNEKAMSLAKTHSLFGPLMILLIGLSNLVVIYVGGMMYIKGDIPDIGIIAQFILYINMLTWPVASLGWVSSLVQEAEASQKRINEFLLIQPEITNQVEEHTEIVGRIEFKDVSFTYEDTNIEALKHINFTVNPGETLAILGKTGSGKSTILSLISRLYDVSSGVIKIDENPIQKVHLDDLRNNVGVVPQDAFLFSDTIKNNIKFGNENATDEEVIEVAKKAVVHHNIVDFTNQYETILGERGITLSGGQKQRVSIARALIKNAPILLLDDCLSAVDTETEEQILNNLMAFCDNKTTVIVSHRISSAKNADKIIILEDGKIIQKGTHNQLVVEDGYYKDLYFKQLSEKEIV
- a CDS encoding Mpo1 family 2-hydroxy fatty acid dioxygenase, with amino-acid sequence MKTLREWFEEYSVSHQNMTNKKIHYVCVPLIFFSVVGMIMSIPSKLLIPLDKIHPILGNWGFIAMILVSLFYFKLSFSMGIKMFMFTFICLVVNYWLSLLLAVFWFSLSVFVIGWIGQFYGHKIEGKKPSFLKDLQFLLIGPAWVIHSVFNGK
- the nusB gene encoding transcription antitermination factor NusB, with translation MLNRRHIRVKVMQGIYAMHQHQGENLDKEEKFLFQSIDNMHDLYLLILSALIEIREKEEEYLELASKKHLATKEERNPSKRFVENKVLNLLLRSDSLTEAIDKRSITNWKHNDDIILFLLEVIKESELYKEYMDLPKVTFKDDKNFISDLFTEVIAPNERLYDYLEEHKLTWLDDLPSVNTLILKQLKQCNENDESFLITRLYKDLDDKDYVKSLFRKTILNETELSKEYIDKTPNWDTDRIAEIDTIILKMAICELLKFPSIPTKVTINEYLEIAKEYSTPKSSIFINGILDNLVKEFEKENRLNKAGRGLL
- a CDS encoding Glu/Leu/Phe/Val dehydrogenase dimerization domain-containing protein, translating into MSTELLLAKELHKVDPVFGQISFDGHEQVVFCHDKDTGLKAIIGIHNTVLGPALGGTRMWNYSNEWEALNDVLRLSRGMSFKSSISGLNLGGGKAVIIGDAKTQKTPELMRRFGEFVDSLSGKYITAEDVGMETKDMDTVREVTKYVTGISKEKGGSGNPSPITAYGVYMGLKAAAKYKFGSDNLDGKKVLVQGIGHVGEVLVQHLTENGAIVSISDINEQRLHDVGAKYGAKIYTGDDLYSADVDIYAPCALGATINDKTIGQIKAKIIAGAANNQLANEVVHGNILKDKGILYAPDFLINAGGVINVYSELANLTKEQVMEKTENIYNTSLEIFDFASKNNITTHQAAMSIAQKRIDDKKNENS
- a CDS encoding PUR family DNA/RNA-binding protein, with the translated sequence MRENEMLEKEDIFSKVLRAGRRTYFFDVRATKADDYYITITESKKFTEEDGSYHFKKHKIYLYKEDFVAFKEILDEMTDFVVSQKGEEVISERHQKDFKKETYTDSDDSTPSTESFTNVSFEDI
- a CDS encoding tRNA-binding protein, whose product is MGNNTITWNDFEKVDIRVGTILEVNDFPEARKPAFQLQIDFGEEIGIRKSSAQITTHYTKEELKGKQIMAVVNFPRKQIGKFMSECLVLGLDGHEGGVVLLSPDIQVKNGMKMT
- the yajC gene encoding preprotein translocase subunit YajC → MTYQLAIQILLMIAIFYFLMIRPNQQRAKKEKEFEAGLKVGDKVITKSGIHGKIAEQSDATVVVETMAGKIKMEKSAISLEMSAKLVEKEKK
- a CDS encoding DUF1573 domain-containing protein, encoding MLKKTLTLVTLSFLFSVTSCKDNATMKITDADMEAVEVATKIAEEKAGKMPVVEFDKIDHDFGTINAGDKVTTEFIVKNIGEGDLIISDAKATCGCTVPEYPKHPLKSGESAPIKVTFDSTGKSGNQSKTVTLTTNTEKASETFNIRANVLTKEGIPPFKK
- a CDS encoding T9SS type A sorting domain-containing protein, which translates into the protein MKILKIKKHLLKCLLITLSISTYSQQLPNRYIENITQNVQITKNIIFSTNIPTVRTTNLFGNHIANEDSFGKKKVTLKMDIYRPSGDTLTKRPVIIFAFGGAFINGKKSNKGMVKLCEEFARRGFVTASIEYRLGMNITDQELSRRAVYRALQDGRSAVRFFRKNAATYGIDPDQVYISGQSSGAILSLHSVYLDKESDRPASTRDYFGRPDLGGIESIGDNKTYNNGSVVNGKANGVMAFAGALGEIDYIENANDVKAIYFHSTDDNIILYDSGEPFKNFNWIPGFNLPTLYGSKPLSIRSSNVNLTNALYTYSNRGHAVHLDGNSIYPDITPKGSQYFYDNFLKPNNVTISGNNLGCSNCIETYSVPNNSFYYDWEVIGGSIINQSPYSNNVTIQWNSTSTKQITVTNYSRQLARGNVTSLVINNQLKNFVQPVVTISPNPFKENLNIELNEAFNGEIRIAIFNINGEEVLNTHSTKNNPTIIETINTSNLISGFYFIKIIDEKNSVVKKLIKQ